The Dendropsophus ebraccatus isolate aDenEbr1 chromosome 10, aDenEbr1.pat, whole genome shotgun sequence genome has a segment encoding these proteins:
- the LOC138802865 gene encoding protein FAM162A-like, with protein MSRLTSVALRSLVTSSLGAPRTSARNTLQARSYCHNANPAKPSVTKNEAYAGHHLYRNEKKPTDFDRKVLVWSRRYKKKEDIPEYVSWEVISAARSNFRIKVCMAMIIGTLVGCIFMVRSGKKALHEDHTLLQMNIDKKAKWKEESSQEEKNH; from the exons ATGTCAAGACTGACTTCTGTCGCTTTAAGATCCCTGGTAACAAGTTCTCTAGGTGCTCCTAGAACTAGTGCAAGGAATACCCTGCAGGCAAGATCTTACTGCCACAATGCCAACCCTGCCAAACCAAGTGTGACTAAAAATGAAGCCTATGCTG GTCACCATCTGTATAGAAATGAGAAAAAACCAACAGACTTTGACAGGAAAGTGTTAGTGTGGTCCAGACGTTACAAGAAAAAGGAAGATATCCCGGAATATGTATC ATGGGAGGTAATTTCAGCTGCCAGAAGTAATTTCCGTATAAAGGTCTGCATGGCCATGATAATTGGCACACTTGTTGGATGTATCTTCATGGTCCGATCTGGCAAGAAG GCTCTCCATGAAGACCATACACTACTGCAAATGAACATAGACAAGAAGGCAAAATGGAAGGAGGAATCATCACAAGAAGAGAAGAATCACTAA